The Desulfotomaculum sp. genome window below encodes:
- a CDS encoding transcriptional regulator translates to MEEDSLSPSLERLEITLQQLIRRIHEKMDVFMAQGVTGSQFFVMKRIHERGKMTVSEVANELNVSLSAITALTDRLFKIGLIKRDRDEKDRRLVWLTMTPQGEKTLQDCGANRQEVFKKYLGDLTQGDLTQEDLTSLINICDKILALMKKEQ, encoded by the coding sequence TTGGAGGAAGATTCCTTATCACCATCTTTAGAAAGGCTGGAAATAACACTTCAACAGCTAATTCGCCGTATACACGAAAAGATGGATGTTTTTATGGCGCAAGGGGTAACAGGCAGCCAGTTTTTTGTCATGAAAAGAATACATGAAAGAGGAAAGATGACCGTTTCTGAGGTCGCCAACGAACTGAACGTTTCCCTGAGCGCAATTACAGCCCTGACAGACAGGCTTTTTAAAATCGGATTAATCAAACGTGACCGGGATGAAAAAGACCGCAGGCTGGTTTGGCTGACGATGACCCCTCAGGGGGAAAAAACATTACAGGACTGTGGCGCAAACAGACAGGAAGTGTTTAAAAAGTATCTTGGGGATCTTACCCAGGGGGATCTTACCCAGGAAGATCTTACCAGCTTAATAAACATCTGTGATAAAATTCTGGCTTTAATGAAAAAGGAACAATAA